The Candidatus Methanomethylicota archaeon genome contains the following window.
AGAGAAGAATTAATCTATCCCAACTCACAATATATTTTCCAGTGAACTCTCCTTCAATGTGTTAAACTATGGTTACAAATCTTCCACCACAGGCAAAGGCTTTGATGAGGGAGTATCAAGAAGCTAAGAGTATACCTGAAAAGATAGCTAAACTTGAAGCTTTGATATCAGCGATCCCCGAGCATAAGGGTACTGAGAAGCTTAGGAGGAACTTGAAGAGGACTCTAGCTAAGCTTAAGAGGGAGTTGGAGGAGAGGGAGAGGAAGCGTGCAAAATCCTCTAGTGGAATTAGATTTTCAGTTAAG
Protein-coding sequences here:
- a CDS encoding GTP-binding protein; translated protein: MVTNLPPQAKALMREYQEAKSIPEKIAKLEALISAIPEHKGTEKLRRNLKRTLAKLKRELEERERKRAKSSSGIRFSVK